Within the Marasmius oreades isolate 03SP1 chromosome 10, whole genome shotgun sequence genome, the region ACGTCCACGTGGCTTTTTCACATACCGCACTCAGATTGAAGCTTAAGGACCCCCACCACCTTAACTCTACTTACCTGCGACTTGGGAGTGCTTCCTAGGCCCGTAGAATCAACCAATGGATCCTGCACTGCGTCCGACAATACGAAGGAAAAGCTCTGCCCAGAATTTACTCTCATCTTTCAAGGCTCCTGGGCAGCCAGCAAGTCAACCGCCATCAGCTCCAGTCAATCCACCGCCATCGACTTATCTTCCTCCTTCGATCCCACAGACACCCACAACAGCTACACCCACCACGGTGGCGAGAGAATGGGACGCCCAAAGTCTATATTCAGAATCAATACCTACGCCTTCAGTAGGACAAAGTACTTCCGACGAGTACCTAAGGGATCTAATTCAGAAAAGGATTCTGACATTGACTTACATTCGGAATATACATGAAGGGTGAGTTCATTTGAGTTTTCGCAACGACCGGTGACTGGTCTGACATTTTAGTTCTTCTAGTCGAAGTCATTGGTTCCACACCATTCTCATCTCGCGGGCAGACCTAGACAAAGAGTTCAATAATAATGACATGAAAAAGCGGTCTGTCAACTTGCATCCAACATTTGCCACTACAGCTCAAACATGTTTGCTCTCATCAGGACATATAGTTTTGCAATCCTAGGCTTATCTCTATCTAACGTACTGGATATTCATCAACCCCAAGACCTCCTCCGAACCCTGTTGTCTCTCCTAGTCGAGTACGACCTAGCCAAACCCGAAGACCTCGATAAAAACAGACTCGTGCGTTCGATTGATCGCACTTCTACTTATTCGCACATTCGACTCACAACTGCTTCCCCTTAGAAACCAACCAAACGTTTATTTGGAGCCCGTATAAAAACCGGAAAACGTGCAGGTACCGGCGTCGTCACCGAATACTCAAGCTCCTATGTCGATACCTCCGGAGACGCGTCGTACCTCACGACACCCCATCTCCCTTTTCCTCTAGACTACCACCAAACGCTCGTATCCCTCCTAGACGTTCTCTCAGAGGTGTATAACAAGATCGCCAAACTCATCGGTCCCTCTGCATTACCCCACTCGTCCCAATACATGATGGGTCCTCTCGGTTTGCTAGCTCCTCATCCTGGAGTTTCGTACCTCTTCTCACCGCCCGAtcctgcagcagcagcaccgcAAGCGGCGGCAGGATCGGAATCGCCTAATTTGAATTCGAATTTTGGTAATACGGGATTTAGAGGTTCAGCGTTGAGTAATGCTGGGAGTCCCATACCTGTTCCGTCGCAAACAGCGTTTATAGCTGATCTCGAGAACGGATATGGGCTTGGGGCCGGGGATTCAGGATCGTTGAGTGCGAGTCTTTATGAGATCGCGAATGGTGGTCCGATGAACTATCATGGGCAGGGGACGAGTGGGAGTACGGGGTGGTCACCGACCTTTGGAGACATGGTATTGAAGATTGATGGAAAATTCAAGGTTCGTTTCTCGGTTGCTTTGAACCTTGGGTTCTGATATGGGCAGGAGCTGAACGAAAAATATGTATTCTTTTAATATCTAGAAATTAACCTCCACGCTTCTGAAAGAACTAGACGGGTTTGCGCGAGCGGGTATCAAGGACGAGCTCGCGTCTCTAGACCCTCTTTTGAGAAATATCAAGATGCCGGatttagattttgaagggaTGTAGGGATGGTGTTCTTGTATGGTTGATTTTTTCTGCCCAAGTGAGTTGTTTCTACGTTTGTACCTCACGGGGAAAGCTGAACTGTTCTCGGTATAGAATATACCCACCCGAAACATATACACCTTATGCGATTTTTTTCCTCCCTTGtttatttccttctttgGCTAGGCATACTTAAAGCCATCACCACGGAAGGAAGGGGCTTTTATAAGCCTCCTGGGATCGGTTGGAAGAACGTCAACTGCAACTGAAGTGATCGCCATGCAACACTTCGTTGGAAAATTACCCAGCGGAAAGTTCCTTGGGCTGTTCACTGAGGTGGGATAGCATGACCGGGGAGGAGGAGTAATCGCCATACACCGATTGTGAGGGTGGACCTTCGCAGTGGGGGTATCAGGTGCTCAGGTGTAGATGGGAGGCCCCTCACTGTTGTCATCTACTACGGTAGAGACTGTTTGAGGCGAACAAGGCGCACGTATATAAATGGTACATTGCGAGTCGAACGTCATAACATTCTACATACAAAAGCCTGCAGCTGTTGTGCATAAAAAGCAATCAATTGCCTCCGAGTTTGGGTAATTTCTGTTATCTCGGCTCAAGTTTGTCGTTACGGTTGTAGCCTGGCTACCGGTAGTATCCGCCGGTTCCAGATGAACAAACCAGATCCATACAACCTCGGTCTGTCCCTACGGTCACCCCTAAGTTGTGCAGCGGTCATTTGTGCCCTTAGGGGTGTTATGACACAGGAGGTGAAAGCCAATCTATTTAATAACATGGTATTCAGCCTTAAAGGCCCGTAAGTCAAAAAGAGCGGACGATTCGAAAAGAGCGGCAAGAAATCTAGATAACGATAGCCATGAATAGATTAGAGAGATTGGAAGCAAAGCAACCAAGTAAAATGCGCGGGTAGTAGTATAATATATGTGCCATGGCATTGGCAtgagggggagggggggagaTGGGCGGGAGGGGGTTTAGATACAAAAAATGATCGACATTTTTCGGACAAAACAAAAGGAAGCAAGCAGTGTGATGTAGAGGAAAGAAGAATGAATGTGAATGTTtgtacaaaaaaaaacaaacaaagaTCAGCGCGTTAAGCGGGCCAAGAGTCGAACTTTGGTTGAGGAGATAGGCGATGAGGGACCCAATAACGTTCATCAACATCCATCATACAACCGGTTGCGCGGGCTTCCTCCTGTCCATTTTGTTGCGTTGATGGCTGCAAGTTGTAAAAATCAAAAAAAATAGGTATTGTTACGGAAGGGAAGAAACTCACCTGTATATTGATCCAGGTGCCTACTGATATAATCCGCAGTCGGGTAGTCTTTCGGATTACATCCTACATTGACATGACCCTTGCGTTGATAGATTCGAACGTAGTCAAACAACATCTCAGCTGGGAACAACAGTGTTTCCAGGTTGATATTTTGCCAGTTTGCTACATGGCGCGAGGTCAGGTGAGAAAATAATAACATGAAAGACCGCAGAAGACTTACGACTTATGCCCATATTCAAAAGTATATACATCGGTTCCTCCGGGACAATTCTCTGCCCAACCTGACTTCCACCCTCGCCTTTATCAGGACCGACAGCACCATATCCCATTCGATAAGAGGGTTGTCCGTCGACTTGGAACGTGACGAATGAGTTGGATCGGTCGTCTGGGTTTCCCCAGTATTCAAAGCCTGGAGGGATGTCAAAGACGCCGTCCTGGAAGTAAGGCCAGAGAACATAAGCTCACCATACGTAACAAACCTTCTGTTTGGTATACCCTGGAAACCATCCGCAGGGACCTTGGTCAATGCAGAAACGGCCTGCTGCAAAGGCGATCCATGATATGGGTTGCCATATGTCCGTGAAGCGTTGTAGATCTTGAAGTTGGCCTCCGCAACCTATTTACATAGGATCGGGGGAATGTCAGCCATGATTTGGACGTTTGGAATCAAAAATAAAAGGCAAGACCAACATCATCGATATTATAGTCGTGCGTGAACGGCGCAAACTGAGAACTCTGACTCGCTACGTTACCGAGTGCAATTTCACCGGTGATTTCATCTACTTTCTGgtctttctgtacttcgatGATATCGATTTCGGGAGCACCCCGTCCTCTGTAACGTTCCGTTCCGTCAATCTTTGCCCAGGGTCCGGGATGGTCGGAATTAGGACATGTGCATGCACTGTTTGTGGTGGCGTTGGTGGTGAGCGATTGAAAAAGTAAAGATGAGATGTGTAGCTCACCTCAACCTTTGACCATTCAACACGCTAAGCCGTTTGTCGTATTCTGTCCAACCCTTATCTGTGTAGACAGCTGCTGGGGGTCCTGTGTTTCCCTTCTCTGTCTGATTGATGAACGTTCCGACATCACATTCATCGTAACTGGTTAGAGAAAGGGTTGAAATTGACGCCGCTCTGTAAACATGTTTGGGCACTCACGAATATGGCCACATCGCGTCTGTAGTAGCCCTGTATCCAGCTCTTCCTAAATTACCCATTGTCCAGGCACCAGGCCAGTATCCTTGCGCTTGACCATCCTTACCGGGCAAGATGACAGAGACCTCAATATATCCACCTAAGAGACCACGTATGAGCACCAAAACGACGGCAGTCCAGACAGACTCACTTGTAAAACACAGCTTGTTCCATGTCTGCAACATGCCACTTCTATACGTAAGATTATGGTTTTCCGCAGGCGTAAAGGGGGCCGTCGATCCTGGTGTCGATCCAGCAGTTTTCCAGTCCGCAGAGTCCATCGTAATGACCAATGCACCATCTCTCGTCGTCACTTGCTGAGGGTCATACCATTCTAGATCAGCCGTGACACCATACCAAAGGTCCATCGCCTCGAAATAAGGGTCATCCCCCGGATAGAAGGTCCGACCAGGTTGTTCGAATTCGTCAGAAAAGACGAGGACGTAGTCCTCACCATCGAAGCCTTTGCGAGTCTTGGCTGATTCAGGAGTGTCTCGGTCGACCAGGTCGCGTACGGCATTGAGTGAAGGAATTTGACCGGTTGCGTTTACCCTgagaatttttttttttaaaatgAACAAAGGAGGAGTCGAGGGGTAGGGAGTCTTCGTACCGAATGTTGTCACCGATAAGAGCTTTCCTGGTAGCATCTCTGACTTCTAAGATTATGGGATAAAGCAGGAAGAGAGACAGTAAGCCGGCGACAAGAAGGACGAGCATTCCGACGTTCCATACTCCTCTCCAACTCACACCAGAAGCGCTGGAGTATAGTCGCTTTTCTTGCTCGGGTGATGCCTTGGGGTCGTGCAAgacgtcttcttcgtcattgAGCATGGAATCAGCGACAGGGTCATATTCATAGGGAACAAGACCTCGTGGAGGATTGGATGAAGGTAAGGGGGAGTTGCTTATtgtggaagatgaagaggcgAAGAGAGCAGCATGGGGTAGACGATTGGAAGAATTATTGCGAGAGAGAGTAGGAGTGGTTGGGGTTGACGAGAATGCAGGATACTTGTCGTCGACTCTCGCAAGAAGAGAACCTGTGTCGGAGTAGGCAGAGTTGGCAGAAAATCTGTTGCTTCTGCTCGACAATTCGTTTTCTGAGGTGAAACGATAGAGAACCATGGAACCTTTCCCTCCTGCTTGCTTTGAATTTGTGCTGCCACCAGAGAACGGGTTCAGGAGCAAGGCACTACTGTTAGGAGAGGCTGGCTGACTGGGAGAGGACAtgttggatgaagaagaaggagggtCAAACGGATTAGAGGGACTAAACTGCCCAAACGACTGGTCGTTGGGCGCTGCCATGACACGGAAGGGAGACTTTGTATTTTCTCACGGGGATTGAAAATCAGGATTTATAGCATCGCCTAATCACGATCAAAGCTCGGCGTCGTGGagccttttttttctcttggTATATTATTCTCATGTACAGTCTCAGAAAGTGTGTTGGGCCAAAGGGGGCAGGACAGGGGACAGTACGTCACCTAAAAGACGACGCCTacatggttctacacaacgcCAGTCGATCTTTACTTACCAGTTACTGTCACTTTGAAGCTTATTCCTGATATATGATATACCGGTATCTGTATTGAGATTTGGTTGCAGCGTGAGGAATACCAGATTGACGCCCCATACCCATTGGGTATGGCAGTGACAATTGAACTTGGGTCTAGCAGCAGGGCGCTCTCCTCAGACGCTCCTTCCTGGACTTGCCGCATCGATGCTCGTGAATGCCACCAACTGGTCTTTATAAGAAAACCAGACACGTATCAGAGTTCTCGGTAATCACCAAATCCATCATCGAAATTGACAGACGCGCAGTTCCAAGTGTTCCTCTTCCATTGACTACACGGGGTGAAGCGGGATCCTGTGTGTAAACCGCGGCCGTCAATGAGCTTCGGATGGATGGATAGGATAAGATGGCGACATGGTACCATGCCGCACTTCCCTCCAAGCTACTGTCGGGAGCTCACCCCTCTCTTTCGGCCTTTTCGCGTTATTATTGGGTTATCGATTCTTATAAATCAAACTGCACTCTGGCGGCCTTTACTTATCTCCCCAAGCTGTCTTTCCCCGGCTCTTCCACCACCAGAGCTTCCCAAAGATTGACACAGGtcatttcttccttccatccaCCTTGAAAAGATCCGACTCACTCGTCAATCTGCCATAGATTTCGCGGAGATTTACGACTAATTCACCTTCAAAGATGCCTCCCATTTATAACAAACCTCAAGTGGAAAAGTACGACTATGTAGTCATCGGTGGTGGGAGCGGTGGGAGCGGAACATCCGTGCGTGGGGTTTTCTCGAGAATCAGTACCGTCGTCGCTGATTCTGGATCATTCAGAGACGTGCAGCATCGTATGGAAAGAAAGTTGCCATCATAGAAGCAACAGACCGCCCTGGTGGTACTTGCGTCAATGTCGGTGCGTCCTCTTCAACATGTCCTAATCTCTCCATCAACTACTTATCTCATATCATCCCTAGGATGTGTACCCAAGAAGGCATGTCATCTTCCGCCTTTGCAAGTTCAAATATAAACCATTTTTACACCAGATAATGTGGCACGCCGCCGATCTACGCGAAAAAATCATGTTCCACGCCAAAGGCTACAAACTCGAAGATCTCCCCGACGCACCCAAATTCGACTGGAGCTCCTTCAAAACTCAACGAGACGCATACATCCGCAAACTCAACAACATCTACCACTCCAACTGGGATAAAGCCGGGATAGAGCTGCATCAAGGACTCGGACGTTTGACGTCCAAGAACACTGTCGAGATCACTCCACCTGGTGGGGAGAAGTACACTTTGAATGCCGACCAGATCTGTGTCGCTGTTGGCGGCACTCCGACTACCCCAAAGGACGATGAGATCCCAGGCGCCAGCCTCGGAATTGATTCTGACGGGTTTTTCGCTCTCGAGGAACAACCGAAGCGGGTAGCTGTCGTCGGAGCCGGGTATATTGCTGTTGAGCTTGCCGGGGTTTTCAACGCGTTGGGGAGCGAGACCCATTTGATCATTCGTGGAGAGTCGGTTCTCAGGACTTTTGATCCTGCGATCCAAGAGGTGATCACTCCGTGGATGGAACACAGCGGTGTGAAGATTCACAAAACCAGTAAAGTTGTCAAAGTCCAGGGACAAAAGGGACAGACCTTGACTTTGGAGACTAACAAGGGCGAGAAGATCGAAGTGGATTGTCTGCTTTGGGCTATCGGACGTCACCCGTGTACGAAGGGCATGGGTTTGGAGGAGAACGGTGTGAAACTGGACGGGAAGGGGAACATTGTCGTTGATGAGTACCAGACCACCTCCGTTCCGAACATCACCTCCATTGGGGACGTTCAGGGTAAAGCTCTCCTGACCCCTGTCGCTATCGCAGCAGGGAGAAGGCTTTCGAACAGACTGTTCGGGCCACCGCAGTTCAAGGACGATAAGTTGAGCTATGAAGATATACCGACTGTTGTTTTCTCGTGAGTTTCAGCTTTCTCGTCCCCTCATACTGCTTTCATTAATGTCTGCAAGTCACCCTACAATTGGTACTGTTGGGCTTACTGAGCCTGAAGCACGTAAGAAGTACGGTGATGCGGCTGTCAAGATCTGTAAGTGTTCGGTTGTTTGTGATGAGTCGAGACTCGTTGACAATAGATATTGTTAGATAAATCCAACTTCCGGGCTCTGTACTTCTCGATGATCCCCGAGGAACACAAGGAGCCAACGATGTACAAGCTTGTTTGTGTTGGCCCGGAAGAACGTGTTGTTGGTATTCACATCATTGGTCTGGGAAGTGATGAGATAATGCAAGGATTCGCTGTTGCTGTGAAGATGAAAGGTATGTATTTTTTTCGATTCTGCACCGGTGCCGCAGTTGACTGTCCGAAATCACCCCCCCAGCGACCAAGAAAGACTTTGACTCGACGGTTGCTATTCACCCCACGTCCGCTGAAGGTGAGCTTTGGTCGTGATTGCACATTGACGAACAAGCTGACACGTTTCCCGAATCCAGAACTCGTAACGATGGCTTGAATGGCTTTAAATACATAGAAATTTGATAGCTTTGTACAATAAATACTTGGAGCTCTGTGAAAAAACTCTACAATAAAAACATCGTTGTGCAACCCAGCGAACGCACCGTTTACCAGGTGAAAATCGAAAGGAAACCGTCATCGTCCAACACTGCAGCAGATCCGTCTCCAACACTCGCTCTTTTGGTCACAGTTAACCGCGGTATGTCTTTAAGTTGTAGACCGGAAGAATGGCATGTTTCATGCAATCTACTGAACGTATCCGAAGACAAACCTTCATCCAAAAACTTGGAGAACGGGAGCGTCGCGATATCCCCAACGGACGAAATAAACACGAGATTGGGGTCCTCCGAAACAATAATCTCTCCGTCCTCCGCGAcgcaagtagtaatatcgcACTCAACCAACTCCTTCCCGATCTTCCGATGATTCAACTTCGCAAACTGCTTTCGTTCTCCATTTTCGACGTCCAACGCGAGTATCCACGTACCATAGCCAATGTTATCTGGATTGGAAGAATCCTCCCACTCGACAAGAGATCCGATGGCTAGGATAATACCCTCCGCTGGGAGGTGATAAAAGTGAATTAATCGCCCATCGACGGGTTGAGACTCCCAGAGGGTTTCGAGGGTTGGTAATTGATGGGTGCGGACGACGGTTTGGTGTGTTCCTGGTGCGTCTGGACTGCCGAGAACGGTTTCGAGGGTGGCAAGAGCAAAACAGTCGTCGTCGATGGAAGCGGCGTAGTCGGCTATAATGCTTTCTGCACATTCGAGAGTCATAGGGATTTCAACGGTATAAATGGGGGGAAGAGAGTCGTCGTAGGGTTGACCTTCAGGGCTCCAGTAGTGGAGGATAAGAGGTTGTTGAGTTTTGGATGTGTGTTGGCCGACTACGACTCCGTATTCCGCTGAAGAGTGGACGAGGTGGTAGTGCATAAAGGTTTCGGTGCGTGCAACTCGGATTTCAGTGAGGAACGAGTAGCCTGCAGGTTCCAAGTCGAATGGGTTGCAGGCCAAAATCCAgcattcttcttcgtcttcttctgtGTCATCTGAGAGGGTGACCAACACTCGACCGCGGTCATAAATAGTAGGACCATGTGACGTGCCGAAGAGTCCAATGGTATTTTGGAGTTGACCATCGTGAAGGTTGAAGGCGTAGACCCTCTTCCCAGCGATAATGAGGGCATCACGGGAAGGATCGACTATGACAGAATTTTGTGGAAGGTAGTCAGTGACTGGCTCGGAGAGAGAGGTGATATGCTGTAGTCCTGATGATTCAATTTCGTAGATATTTGTCGCTTCCCCCGAGAAAGTAACCACGTAAGGATGAGAAACGTAGACTTGGTCAGCCTTGAATTCGGTTTTGGCTGCCATAGAGCTGGGTTTTAGTGGAGAGCATTGAGAAAAAGAGATTTCCTCGTACTATGCTTCATGCTCTTGGGTAAGAAGGAGGTTGGATTTGAAGCTGGCGATGGTATGGTCGTGGCActaatggtggtggtgggcatcCGCGGTTCTGCTGATAAGCTCGCTTGCGCCGGTCACTAAAAAGTTACCGGCTGATCCACACTGTCAAAAATCTGCGTTGCAGAATATGTGCTAAAGAGTTGTTATTTACAGATTATAAGCAAATATGTATTTAGTATTATGTCTCTAGTGTAGGTCGCATTGAGCCTATATTGAGACTTACAGGGCATTAACTGAGAGTGGAATTCTTGTTGAATTCTTGTGACCACTCCACCAACAAGCGCCGGACAAACGCTCATTCACATACTTTGATCTTCCAGGAGCTTCACCAATTGACACGCGGCGAGCTACCACCCCATATTTTGGTTAAACACTCTACATGTACATACCGAGAAAGTTACAGGGCCCGATTTACTGATTATTTAAATAATCTTTTTCAATTCTTTTATCAGTACTGCATGTTGGAAAATAAGTACTTAATTTCACAAAAATTCGACTGTAACTATTTAAAAAATAATTTGTATTCCTCAGATCAAGCCTCAAAACCGTTATCGCTGAGGCGTACGAACTGCTGAAGCTTTTGATCAGTGCGCACTTTTTGGTAGTGCGTTTCGCTTAGATGGGCAACGTCTGACCATTACTAAGCAGAACAGAGATAACGCGCGTATGCCCACCACCACTAATGGATGGCATCGCAATCACGGCAGTGCCATGGCGTGTTCCGGTGGCTGCGAAAAGCCAACATCCTTCTTAGACAGTGAAGTGGCTTCGCCTTAGTCCTGTGACCGGCCCGTCACTGACGCGTTGGCAAACTGAGTAGTGAGGGTCCTGTAAAACGGAACCAAATCCTCAGCCAGATAATTTAGGGATTTGCCGAAGCCGTATAAGGAAACTTAACCTACCATATTGAGTAGAATGAATCGGGAACACAATCTGTGACACGTATGTAATCTTTTTACCATCACGTTATACTTACACCGACGGGTTGCGCAAATGGATCCTCCATCAACGTTACCGTGAATTTCAAGTGTTCTGTGCGGGAATTAGTTTCATTGACCACCGATAAATGTTAGGCTACCTATTAAAACCGAAACGAAGAGAagatttaaaaaaaaacccGTTCAGCAGCCGAGTTCTAGTGGATGCACCTGTACCGACTTCCCAAAATGACCCACCACGGGCAACCAAACCCTTGAGATTTCTTGGTTTTGACTCGGAAGGTAAAGATAAGCAACCAAAACTCGAAATCCATACCAAGTTCCACCTCAATATAGAGCCTTCACTCCTGTGCAGTTCCCTGGCTTGACTTCCGAGCCtttaccattccttcagcctATATCAAATCCAAAACATACTCCAGAACTTGGCCAATTCACTATGTCTACACCTTCTATCAGTGgctctatttcttctattcctCAGACTCCATCTTTGCATGCAAACTCCTTCCCCGAGATCACCGGTTCCTTGCTAGAACTTGAAGTAATGTTGCTTTCGGCATCTTGAATATTTCTTCAATAAATCCCGTCAACGTTTGGCATGTTGCGGTGGAGGTCATGGTTTCGGAACGATGTTGAGATTGGTTTGAAACTTTGAAGTAGCTTGAATAAATCTTCGTTTGAAAAGGCTAAATGAAAATTGAATCATAGAGGATTTAAGAGTATAATATAGATATGAGAACAGATCCACTCACCAGATTTCAGAgtttagaagtgacagctgcccAGTGTAGCTGGCCGTCGAGGAAGGGGATGAGCAAAGTACAAGGACAAGTCGCGTCGCGTGTCAACGAGATATCTATATCTTATCAGTCATGCATGTCACAGATTGTGTTCCCGATTCATTCTACTCAATATGGTAGGTTAAGTTTCCTTATTGGGTCCGGCAAATCCCTAAATTATCTGGCTGAGGATTTGGTTCCGTTTTACAGGACCCTCACTACTCAGTTTGCCAACGCGTCAGTGACGGGACTGTGACAGGACTAGCTTCGCCTTGATCGTGTTCCATTTGTCATGCACTCTCCAACGAACGTCGAGGGCTTCGATGGCGTCGAACGAAGGGTCGAAATCGTGGTGTCACCGTGTGAATCCACGAGTGGTCCGAATTTCGGCAGCACAAGCAGGAATTGTCCAGCCCAGGAAGTAGTTGTTGGATACCAACCTGAAGGTCCGATCAACAACACTCTCCAGCTCGAAACTTGGGAAGTATATGGGACGCGTCCTCGATAATAGAAGTTGGGTAGAATGATTCCGACCTCACTCACATACATCCCAGAAATGATAATGCAGCATATTGTGGCATAGGAGTGAAAGCTACATGTACAATAAGATGGTTTGATTGTGAAGACGATCAAGGCAAGAAAGGACCGCATTAGCTCCCAATCAGCTCTACACCACATTAGAGCTGTTGGTCCAAGCGTGCGGGGCTTCATATTGTGCATTACGGCCCTGCCAGCCTCGATCTTACCACAACCGCAACCATCAAAAGATTATCTACTCCATCGCCCATATACCAGCACAAGTGCAAGGCTACATTCCAAGCATGCATACCCTCTAAAAGAGACGGACGGGCTTGCCCATCGTGGACTTTATGTGAAGTGACTTCACATTTTGCCAGTTTTTCTTCAAAAGTGAGACGAGGAAGTTGATGGCTAAGGGCAAGCGCGTCAGACAACACGAGGACGTGAAGAAACAAGCTACTCACCAAGCATAACGTTAGCGAGGACTTGGTCATCATTCATTTGGACATGACCGACGGCGACACCCAAACATAGAACCTTCTTCAATTGGAATTTGATGGTAGAACGAACATCCGTAAGCTTGTTGCTGAGGTCTTCCGAGTGTGAGATCGGGGTGGGGAACTTGCCGGCTGCAGACGAATATTAGTGATTCAACTTGGACAGGAATGCAGATAAAACGGACCTTTGGAAAGACCGGGACCAAGCAGACGAGGGATTTGCTTGATGAGAGCCTCAGAGGCAAGGAAAGCATCATATTTTTTGGCGAGTTTTTTCACGagctttttgtttttgttcaGCCTACAACCTCATAATTAGATCGACCAAAGCATTGCAATTCAAGGTTGCGCACTTCTTCAGATCATCGACAGACATGTACTCCAGGTCAATTTGCTTCGCACGGTCGATATCTGCAGCATCAGCGAGAATGCAGATCGACATGCGAGGGCGGGGGACATTTGGAAGTCTGCACGGATGTCAGAACAAGACGATAAGTAAGGATCAGGTGGAATCACTCACTTGACGGATCCAGAAAAACGCTTGTCACGTTGAGGGTCATAATTTTTGAGGCCGACCTGGAGCTCGACGGTTTCGACAAagttccttttcttctcgcCAGTTGCTTCAGCAAGTAGCTCCTTGACGGAACCCCGCACGCTTGACACTACGAGCTTCGAGCTGCAAACATATTAGATTTTCTGCAACGCTTGGAGACTATAATCCTCACCTCATGCTTTAGATATTGGTGGTCTTGAGGTCAGTTTCAATGACTGGGGTAGCAGAAATTCTGGTCTGTGGCTTGGGAAAACTGTGTAGTTGTGACATCGTGACATGCTTCTTGCTGTTTACGGCAATACGCCCTCCACTTTTCATGGTCGACACTGTTGCAAT harbors:
- a CDS encoding uncharacterized protein (BUSCO:EOG09264LBC) — protein: MSSKLVVSSVRGSVKELLAEATGEKKRNFVETVELQVGLKNYDPQRDKRFSGSVKLPNVPRPRMSICILADAADIDRAKQIDLEYMSVDDLKKLNKNKKLVKKLAKKYDAFLASEALIKQIPRLLGPGLSKAGKFPTPISHSEDLSNKLTDVRSTIKFQLKKVLCLGVAVGHVQMNDDQVLANVMLAINFLVSLLKKNWQNVKSLHIKSTMGKPVRLF
- a CDS encoding uncharacterized protein (CAZy:GH16), with product MAAPNDQSFGQFSPSNPFDPPSSSSNMSSPSQPASPNSSALLLNPFSGGSTNSKQAGGKGSMVLYRFTSENELSSRSNRFSANSAYSDTGSLLARVDDKYPAFSSTPTTPTLSRNNSSNRLPHAALFASSSSTISNSPLPSSNPPRGLVPYEYDPVADSMLNDEEDVLHDPKASPEQEKRLYSSASGVSWRGVWNVGMLVLLVAGLLSLFLLYPIILEVRDATRKALIGDNIRVNATGQIPSLNAVRDLVDRDTPESAKTRKGFDGEDYVLVFSDEFEQPGRTFYPGDDPYFEAMDLWYGVTADLEWYDPQQVTTRDGALVITMDSADWKTAGSTPGSTAPFTPAENHNLTYRSGMLQTWNKLCFTSGYIEVSVILPGKDGQAQGYWPGAWTMGNLGRAGYRATTDAMWPYSYDECDVGTFINQTEKGNTGPPAAVYTDKGWTEYDKRLSVLNGQRLSACTCPNSDHPGPWAKIDGTERYRGRGAPEIDIIEVQKDQKVDEITGEIALGNVASQSSQFAPFTHDYNIDDVAEANFKIYNASRTYGNPYHGSPLQQAVSALTKVPADGFQGIPNRRFVTYGFEYWGNPDDRSNSFVTFQVDGQPSYRMGYGAVGPDKGEGGSQVGQRIVPEEPMYILLNMGISPNWQNINLETLLFPAEMLFDYVRIYQRKGHVNVGCNPKDYPTADYISRHLDQYTAINATKWTGGSPRNRLYDGC
- a CDS encoding uncharacterized protein (BUSCO:EOG09262H1X), giving the protein MATWYHAALPSKLLSGAHPSLSAFSRYYWVIDSYKSNCTLAAFTYLPKLSFPGSSTTRASQRLTQISRRFTTNSPSKMPPIYNKPQVEKYDYVVIGGGSGGSGTSRRAASYGKKVAIIEATDRPGGTCVNVGCVPKKIMWHAADLREKIMFHAKGYKLEDLPDAPKFDWSSFKTQRDAYIRKLNNIYHSNWDKAGIELHQGLGRLTSKNTVEITPPGGEKYTLNADQICVAVGGTPTTPKDDEIPGASLGIDSDGFFALEEQPKRVAVVGAGYIAVELAGVFNALGSETHLIIRGESVLRTFDPAIQEVITPWMEHSGVKIHKTSKVVKVQGQKGQTLTLETNKGEKIEVDCLLWAIGRHPCTKGMGLEENGVKLDGKGNIVVDEYQTTSVPNITSIGDVQGKALLTPVAIAAGRRLSNRLFGPPQFKDDKLSYEDIPTVVFSHPTIGTVGLTEPEARKKYGDAAVKIYKSNFRALYFSMIPEEHKEPTMYKLVCVGPEERVVGIHIIGLGSDEIMQGFAVAVKMKATKKDFDSTVAIHPTSAEELVTMA